A window of the Bdellovibrio sp. ZAP7 genome harbors these coding sequences:
- a CDS encoding nitronate monooxygenase family protein, giving the protein MLKQIKTPFTEMMGIDFPIIAAPMFLVSNADIVSEASEAGGIGTFPALNYRPLENYAAALKEMREKTKKPIGLNIIVNKSNTRQNDDLRIALDHGVNLFITSLGNPKTVIQEAHKNGAKVFCDVTNLDHALKVQDLGADGVIAVGAGAGGHAGPISPLVLIPWLKTRLNIPIIAAGGISHGSMIAACMALGASGVSVGTRFIASKEANVDQAYKDAIIKSTPEDIVMTTRVSGTPAAVINTPYVQKMGTDLPWAMKVLKDHKLTKKYMVPLIHLMGMKSLEEAAVKPTWKTVWTAGQSVGLVEEILTVREIYKKLISEYEESVNNLNQLGIK; this is encoded by the coding sequence ATGTTGAAACAAATTAAAACTCCCTTTACTGAAATGATGGGAATTGATTTTCCTATCATCGCAGCTCCGATGTTTTTGGTAAGCAATGCGGATATCGTCTCTGAAGCCAGTGAAGCTGGTGGTATTGGCACCTTCCCCGCTTTGAATTATCGCCCTTTGGAAAATTACGCCGCTGCTTTAAAAGAAATGCGCGAAAAAACGAAAAAACCGATTGGGCTTAACATTATCGTTAATAAATCGAACACGCGCCAAAATGATGATTTAAGAATCGCCTTGGATCACGGGGTGAATCTTTTCATCACTTCTTTGGGCAATCCTAAAACTGTGATTCAAGAAGCCCATAAAAATGGCGCTAAAGTTTTTTGTGATGTGACGAACCTGGATCACGCTTTGAAAGTTCAAGACTTGGGTGCGGATGGCGTAATCGCCGTCGGCGCGGGCGCTGGGGGTCATGCGGGCCCCATCTCCCCTCTGGTTTTGATTCCTTGGCTTAAAACTCGCTTGAATATTCCTATCATCGCAGCCGGCGGTATTTCTCATGGCTCAATGATAGCTGCATGTATGGCACTGGGAGCTTCTGGCGTCAGCGTGGGAACCCGCTTTATCGCAAGCAAAGAAGCCAACGTCGATCAAGCCTACAAAGACGCCATTATCAAATCCACGCCAGAAGATATCGTGATGACGACACGAGTGTCGGGCACCCCTGCCGCCGTGATCAACACACCTTACGTGCAAAAAATGGGTACGGACTTACCTTGGGCAATGAAGGTTTTAAAAGACCACAAACTTACAAAAAAATATATGGTCCCGTTGATTCACTTGATGGGTATGAAGTCTTTAGAAGAAGCTGCGGTGAAACCAACTTGGAAAACAGTTTGGACTGCAGGACAGTCCGTGGGCTTAGTCGAAGAAATTCTGACGGTGCGTGAGATCTATAAAAAACTGATTTCTGAATACGAAGAAAGCGTGAATAACTTAAACCAACTCGGCATCAAATAG
- a CDS encoding universal stress protein — MRIIWAMDAFEDNKELNQRMASYLSRLHESTGADIEPVYLLRENEIVLPSYEVPTWVTDHSRTAEALFKEVLGDYDLSFLLEPKVIPHASQSHAGAAETLSAYADRTHADLIVVGSHGRQGFQRFLLGSFAESLLLESDVPVFVVGAHTTQKPISNILFPTEFGDHSKENYRHVLDLAKKFNAEVTLFHCIARPIESLFEMDTRPRVYNFKGKMLTLEQIVQQQIEHQSQRAEHWISWARSEGVVAQYHIDSSYKSVDEAILEAIPQHDVGLVVMEAQSGPLSSAILGSFTRNVVRQAECPVYVLTRHFYDHVEDRFGDAAAP; from the coding sequence ATGAGAATCATCTGGGCTATGGATGCCTTTGAAGACAATAAAGAGCTCAATCAAAGAATGGCTTCATATCTAAGCCGCCTACATGAAAGCACCGGCGCAGATATAGAACCCGTTTATCTTCTTCGAGAAAACGAAATCGTGCTCCCCAGTTATGAAGTTCCGACGTGGGTGACAGATCACTCCCGCACCGCGGAAGCACTATTTAAAGAAGTCCTGGGCGATTATGACTTAAGCTTCTTGCTTGAACCCAAAGTCATTCCCCATGCCTCACAATCTCACGCTGGCGCTGCTGAAACGCTCTCGGCCTATGCCGACCGCACCCACGCTGATCTGATCGTGGTGGGCAGTCATGGACGCCAGGGCTTCCAACGCTTCCTCTTGGGAAGTTTTGCGGAAAGTCTGCTTTTAGAATCAGATGTCCCGGTTTTTGTTGTCGGCGCACACACCACGCAAAAGCCAATTTCAAATATTCTGTTCCCGACAGAGTTCGGTGATCACTCCAAAGAAAACTATCGCCATGTTTTAGATCTGGCTAAAAAGTTTAATGCCGAAGTAACTCTGTTTCACTGCATCGCCCGCCCGATTGAAAGTCTGTTCGAGATGGACACGCGCCCGCGCGTTTACAACTTTAAAGGCAAGATGCTGACCCTCGAACAAATAGTCCAGCAACAAATTGAGCACCAATCCCAGCGCGCCGAACACTGGATCTCTTGGGCACGCAGCGAAGGTGTGGTGGCGCAATATCACATTGATAGTTCCTATAAGTCTGTGGATGAGGCGATCTTGGAAGCTATACCCCAGCACGATGTTGGTTTGGTGGTGATGGAAGCACAGAGCGGACCGTTAAGTTCTGCCATACTAGGCAGCTTCACTCGCAACGTGGTTCGCCAGGCAGAATGTCCGGTGTATGTTCTGACTCGTCACTTTTACGATCATGTGGAAGATCGCTTTGGCGATGCAGCTGCGCCTTAA
- a CDS encoding DUF1634 domain-containing protein encodes MAVEPQQDKVLHDLELKISKMLRSGVYVAGMLLLIGWLWQLFNSGDTLDNFTTYESRSLFETIHWAVVMHDRPLLISLAGLVVLVLLPITRVFLTGVLFVKQKDRVLAVMAFAVFACLVASFFLGIDL; translated from the coding sequence ATGGCTGTTGAACCTCAACAAGACAAAGTCCTTCATGATCTGGAATTGAAAATTAGCAAAATGCTTCGCAGTGGAGTTTACGTCGCTGGGATGTTGCTGTTGATCGGCTGGCTGTGGCAGTTGTTCAATAGCGGAGATACGTTGGACAACTTTACAACTTACGAATCCAGATCTTTGTTTGAAACCATCCACTGGGCCGTGGTTATGCACGACCGTCCGCTTTTGATTTCATTGGCAGGTTTGGTCGTTCTGGTTTTACTTCCCATCACACGCGTGTTTTTAACGGGTGTCTTATTCGTAAAACAGAAAGATCGTGTCTTAGCAGTGATGGCCTTTGCCGTTTTTGCTTGCTTGGTCGCTTCGTTCTTTTTAGGAATTGATCTTTAG
- a CDS encoding DUF4442 domain-containing protein yields MNTKIFKFNAFLAVYGLLKIPLLVFIGPKVVEMTDKKFVIKIPLGYRTKNHLNSMYFGALGVGAELSIAAPAVQVIAESKQKIDFIFKDFTAQYGKRADGDVHFICDEVEAVKSLIEEAKKNPERLERKMKGYAIVPSKSQEPVMTYELTLSVRNRSLKS; encoded by the coding sequence ATGAATACAAAAATTTTCAAATTTAATGCCTTCTTAGCTGTCTATGGTCTTTTAAAAATTCCTCTTTTAGTTTTCATCGGCCCTAAAGTGGTTGAGATGACGGATAAGAAGTTCGTAATCAAAATTCCATTGGGCTATCGCACAAAAAATCATCTGAACTCGATGTACTTTGGTGCTTTGGGAGTAGGCGCAGAACTTTCTATCGCAGCCCCGGCGGTGCAGGTGATCGCCGAAAGCAAGCAAAAGATCGATTTCATTTTTAAAGACTTTACTGCGCAGTATGGAAAGCGCGCGGATGGCGATGTTCATTTTATCTGTGATGAAGTGGAAGCTGTAAAATCTTTGATCGAAGAGGCTAAGAAAAATCCAGAACGTCTGGAAAGAAAAATGAAAGGCTACGCGATTGTTCCAAGCAAAAGCCAAGAGCCCGTCATGACGTATGAGCTGACTTTGTCGGTTCGTAATAGATCACTGAAGTCTTAA
- a CDS encoding sulfite exporter TauE/SafE family protein, with product MHEILLLITAIGAGFLGALLGLGGGIIIVPVLTLVYHIDIRYAIAASLISIVATSSGAAASYLKDSLTNLRLAVFLEIGTVSGAIVGFLLATYIKAQFLFLLFGTFLFFSALMMLRKRHEHYSAHNHPWAEKLKLDGGFPEGGEWKTYKVEHVPLGLFAMFGAGILSALLGIGSGIFKVLAMDGAMKLPIKVSSATSNFMIGVTASASAGAYLLKGDVRPEIAAPVAVGIIIGSMAGAKAMVKMPAGIIRKIFVVVLSIVSVQMIMKGLK from the coding sequence ATGCATGAGATACTTCTTCTAATCACAGCAATCGGGGCGGGCTTCTTGGGAGCTCTCCTTGGCCTGGGAGGAGGTATCATCATCGTGCCTGTTCTCACTCTGGTCTATCACATCGACATCCGCTACGCGATCGCAGCCAGTCTGATCTCCATTGTCGCCACTTCTTCTGGTGCAGCTGCCAGTTACCTTAAAGACTCTCTGACTAATTTACGCTTAGCCGTGTTTTTAGAAATCGGCACAGTCAGCGGCGCAATCGTAGGCTTTTTGCTGGCAACGTACATTAAAGCCCAGTTTCTATTTTTGCTGTTCGGTACATTCTTGTTCTTTTCCGCTCTGATGATGCTAAGAAAACGTCACGAACACTACTCAGCCCATAATCACCCCTGGGCAGAAAAATTAAAATTAGACGGCGGATTCCCCGAAGGCGGCGAGTGGAAGACTTACAAAGTTGAACACGTGCCTCTGGGTTTGTTTGCCATGTTCGGTGCAGGCATCCTATCGGCATTGCTAGGTATCGGCAGCGGAATTTTTAAAGTCCTGGCAATGGATGGCGCCATGAAACTTCCGATCAAGGTTTCATCAGCCACTTCGAATTTCATGATTGGGGTAACAGCATCTGCAAGTGCTGGAGCTTATTTGTTAAAAGGCGACGTACGACCTGAAATCGCGGCACCCGTGGCCGTTGGAATCATCATTGGTTCTATGGCCGGTGCAAAAGCCATGGTAAAAATGCCAGCCGGAATTATTCGTAAGATCTTTGTCGTCGTTTTATCGATCGTATCGGTGCAAATGATTATGAAAGGACTTAAATAA
- a CDS encoding GNAT family N-acetyltransferase, translating into MGIEVKEIKYASSEYQLEVNLRHEVLRKPLGLKFSQEDLRAEKDDVHLGAFRGKALFGCLLLRKVSDTVVKMRQVAVDPHAQGTGVGRILVEASEAKARELRYKEIELNARETAVPFYLKLGYEVVGETFGEVGLPHKKMRKSL; encoded by the coding sequence GTGGGTATCGAAGTTAAAGAGATCAAATATGCTTCCAGCGAGTACCAGCTAGAAGTTAATCTAAGGCATGAAGTTTTGCGAAAACCATTGGGACTTAAATTTTCCCAAGAAGATTTGCGTGCCGAGAAAGACGACGTTCATTTGGGTGCCTTTCGCGGCAAAGCTTTGTTCGGGTGCCTGCTTTTAAGAAAAGTCAGCGACACGGTTGTGAAGATGCGCCAAGTGGCTGTCGATCCGCATGCTCAAGGCACCGGTGTTGGCAGAATTCTGGTTGAAGCATCTGAAGCCAAGGCCCGAGAGTTGAGATATAAAGAAATCGAATTGAATGCTCGCGAAACGGCCGTTCCGTTTTATTTGAAGCTTGGCTATGAGGTCGTCGGTGAAACCTTTGGTGAAGTGGGTCTTCCGCATAAGAAAATGCGCAAAAGTTTATAA
- a CDS encoding helix-turn-helix transcriptional regulator: MCTGDKLSICIRNSKNEVLFQNEASQKTCGSKAPGVCGNTACAEMMKQVEETSPIQDGMKLHKGQHIEGQFVDVMLVKDGENVMTFLYPIKNEAEKLAAQEAFFVNKGLTPSEIRIMRMVTSGMTNQQIADKLFISKATLKTHLNNAYKKLPPSMRPTQGRVA; encoded by the coding sequence ATGTGCACAGGTGACAAACTTAGTATTTGTATCCGCAATAGTAAAAATGAAGTTCTATTTCAGAACGAAGCTTCGCAGAAGACTTGTGGTTCTAAGGCACCGGGTGTTTGCGGAAATACCGCGTGTGCAGAGATGATGAAGCAGGTGGAAGAGACTTCGCCGATCCAAGATGGCATGAAGCTTCACAAAGGCCAGCACATTGAAGGTCAATTCGTCGATGTGATGTTGGTAAAAGACGGCGAGAATGTGATGACGTTCCTTTACCCAATTAAAAACGAAGCCGAGAAGCTAGCCGCTCAAGAAGCTTTCTTCGTGAATAAAGGTCTCACTCCTAGTGAAATTCGCATCATGCGCATGGTGACCTCAGGAATGACGAATCAACAAATCGCTGATAAACTCTTTATCTCGAAAGCGACTTTGAAAACTCATTTGAATAACGCTTATAAAAAACTTCCACCATCCATGCGCCCCACACAGGGTCGCGTCGCATAA
- the arfB gene encoding alternative ribosome rescue aminoacyl-tRNA hydrolase ArfB produces MLIDVSQFYHEFDFTYARSRGPGGQNVNRTNSAAILRWNLRDSQALPENIKARLLEKLAAQLTVDGDILIRSEEFRDQDQNRSACLKRLQALLQKALFVPKKRVATKPTRSSVRKRLDSKKRHSEVKAGRKKLY; encoded by the coding sequence ATGTTGATTGATGTGTCGCAATTTTATCATGAATTTGATTTCACCTATGCTCGCTCGCGGGGACCGGGTGGGCAAAATGTGAATCGCACCAATTCCGCTGCGATTCTGCGTTGGAATTTGCGCGACTCTCAAGCTTTGCCTGAAAATATTAAAGCACGTCTGTTGGAAAAGTTAGCAGCGCAGCTGACTGTTGATGGCGATATTTTAATTCGCAGTGAAGAGTTCCGTGACCAGGATCAAAATCGTTCCGCCTGCTTAAAAAGACTGCAGGCCTTATTGCAAAAAGCTTTGTTCGTACCTAAAAAACGTGTGGCAACAAAACCGACGCGCAGCTCTGTGCGCAAGCGCCTGGATTCAAAAAAACGTCATTCCGAAGTTAAAGCAGGTCGTAAGAAGCTCTACTAG
- a CDS encoding OsmC family protein: METKTQWTGKGLAFAAESRGMKFVMDGKPADGSDQGPSPKEVLLASICACSGMDVVSILQKMRLDLQSCDVDAQTETTEGHPAIFKLVRVKYQIKGSNIKPEQATKAVVLSMTKYCGVTAMVCPTSPVEFEVFLNETKIHEGKADFTPHEKESHS; this comes from the coding sequence ATGGAAACGAAGACGCAGTGGACTGGTAAAGGATTGGCTTTTGCGGCCGAGTCACGTGGAATGAAGTTCGTTATGGACGGAAAGCCTGCTGACGGAAGCGATCAAGGTCCATCTCCAAAGGAAGTATTGCTCGCAAGTATCTGTGCCTGCTCTGGAATGGACGTGGTTTCAATATTGCAAAAAATGCGACTGGATCTTCAATCTTGCGATGTTGATGCGCAAACCGAAACCACCGAAGGCCATCCTGCGATTTTCAAATTAGTTCGCGTTAAATACCAAATCAAAGGCAGCAATATCAAGCCAGAACAGGCAACCAAAGCAGTGGTGCTTTCGATGACGAAGTACTGTGGTGTAACGGCCATGGTGTGTCCAACCTCTCCTGTGGAATTTGAAGTGTTTCTAAACGAAACTAAAATCCATGAAGGCAAAGCGGATTTCACGCCGCACGAAAAGGAATCACATTCTTAA
- a CDS encoding TetR/AcrR family transcriptional regulator, which yields MGASPVSHSNPDKKYMLKIPVQKRSKETVASIVESCARLLVQEPYHAITTDKIAEMAGVSIGSLYQFFANKEAIVAAVIDDLLQKDLIYIEENLAKLTTHDLDTKIHAFIDIGFARFHDNRPLRTALQGVQGMLDYWETRRVFFEHYQKAVLAHMPQIPGRDREMIALFIVSSFNNILQLSLLGPQSPERENEIKKEVFILINRYLKP from the coding sequence ATGGGTGCCAGTCCAGTAAGCCACTCGAATCCGGATAAAAAGTATATGTTGAAAATTCCGGTGCAAAAACGCTCGAAAGAAACAGTGGCGAGCATTGTTGAATCCTGTGCACGACTATTAGTACAGGAACCATATCACGCAATCACTACAGATAAGATTGCGGAGATGGCCGGTGTAAGTATCGGATCGTTATATCAGTTCTTTGCAAACAAGGAAGCCATCGTCGCGGCGGTTATCGATGATCTTCTGCAAAAAGACTTGATATATATTGAAGAGAACTTAGCAAAACTAACGACACATGACTTGGATACTAAAATCCACGCATTTATCGATATCGGTTTTGCGCGTTTCCATGACAATCGCCCTCTAAGAACAGCCCTTCAAGGCGTTCAAGGAATGCTCGATTATTGGGAAACTCGCCGCGTGTTCTTTGAACATTATCAAAAAGCCGTGTTAGCGCATATGCCGCAAATCCCAGGGCGCGATCGCGAGATGATTGCACTGTTCATTGTGAGCAGCTTCAATAACATCCTGCAATTAAGTCTTTTGGGTCCACAATCTCCGGAAAGAGAAAACGAAATCAAAAAAGAAGTGTTCATTTTGATCAATCGTTATCTAAAACCTTAG
- a CDS encoding M48 family metallopeptidase produces MSLPKTAKEALYEGRYSDALVLLDAQLKATPQDIEALCDRALCWHQLGLPQELDRDLHQAHQLLTGHDLAARENFSHFIFVAKLMEEKGLYSEAIQLLSVIWDEPLSIKQMQMLKIQQLRLATETRDLPLIKSLYASVVAGTNHSLNFEIEREHALMLADFVIFGFEQALERYQMALTHDLSAADISFLKGEIMELAILSKNFEVIASLNPDSALEGEYEKLQAAMGLAFINKAQDFEFSTLRLEKTLSLVSMLRVLRQAVLLFPQSPLRESRLERFKFHVQRLTHKTVQENFLAPLYLNNIPSKVIAQADRQTVTINGSEKIFKSKLFWQLLPLFSADSKEVAFDDVITALYEETPNIQHFDRLRVGLTRLNKDIEMHFNIKSFFKLSKTKLSLLIPITITAEVAE; encoded by the coding sequence ATGTCACTGCCAAAAACAGCCAAAGAAGCACTCTATGAGGGTCGTTACAGCGACGCTCTGGTTTTATTGGATGCGCAGCTAAAGGCCACTCCTCAAGATATCGAAGCCCTTTGCGATCGAGCACTGTGCTGGCATCAATTGGGTCTTCCACAGGAGCTTGATAGAGACCTTCACCAGGCCCATCAGCTACTCACTGGCCATGATCTGGCGGCTCGGGAAAATTTCAGTCATTTTATTTTTGTTGCAAAGTTGATGGAAGAAAAAGGTCTGTATTCGGAGGCGATTCAACTTCTTTCAGTGATTTGGGATGAGCCTTTAAGCATCAAACAAATGCAAATGCTCAAAATTCAGCAATTGCGTTTGGCGACTGAAACTCGCGATCTGCCATTGATCAAAAGTCTTTATGCAAGCGTCGTTGCGGGAACCAACCACAGTCTTAATTTTGAAATTGAGCGTGAGCATGCTTTAATGCTTGCGGACTTTGTTATATTTGGATTTGAGCAGGCGCTGGAACGCTATCAGATGGCGCTGACTCACGATTTGTCTGCGGCGGATATTTCGTTCTTAAAGGGCGAAATTATGGAGCTTGCGATATTATCGAAAAACTTTGAGGTTATTGCCTCATTGAATCCTGATTCTGCTCTTGAAGGCGAATATGAAAAGCTTCAGGCAGCAATGGGTCTTGCCTTTATCAATAAGGCGCAGGACTTTGAATTTTCAACTCTCCGACTGGAAAAGACGCTGAGCTTGGTTTCGATGTTAAGGGTTTTACGCCAGGCGGTGCTTTTATTTCCGCAGTCTCCTCTAAGGGAAAGTCGCTTGGAAAGATTTAAGTTCCACGTACAAAGACTGACTCACAAAACCGTGCAGGAAAACTTTTTAGCTCCGCTATACCTAAACAACATCCCTAGCAAAGTTATCGCCCAAGCGGATCGTCAAACTGTTACGATCAATGGGAGCGAAAAGATTTTTAAGTCCAAACTCTTTTGGCAACTACTTCCTCTGTTTTCAGCCGACAGCAAAGAAGTGGCCTTTGACGATGTCATCACCGCGCTTTACGAAGAAACACCGAATATACAGCACTTTGATCGCTTAAGAGTTGGTTTGACTCGTCTTAACAAAGATATTGAAATGCATTTCAATATCAAATCGTTTTTTAAACTTAGTAAGACCAAATTATCGCTTTTGATTCCCATCACTATTACAGCAGAGGTCGCAGAATGA
- a CDS encoding MFS transporter: MFSKKEKILLGILASVQFSSIVDFMIMMPLGPQLMRLFGITPHQFGLLVSSYSFCAGLSGFTASFFMDKFDRKNLLLFFFVGFSVGTVACALSPTYELLLLARGLTGVFGGVLSSLVLSIVSDAISYERRGSAMGVIMTSFSVASIFGVPFSLFLANQFSWHAPFFFLGIASLFLCVVAYFGVPSVKSHLEHPRQKEAVYQGLVRIFKNRNQVRALIFMAAVIFGHFAIVPYLSPSMVSNAGLTEAQLPLIYMIGGLFTIFTSPAIGRMSDSFGKHKVFLYGAGLCTLPIFAITNLGPNPAWIVLAITSVFFVVSGGRMIPATALVSGTASPQNRGSFMSIVSCVQQLSSAAASYLAGIIIVKSDVGRLENYEIVGYMSIAVTLLAIYLSRRIQATEGPSKTPQEPVVAEVH; encoded by the coding sequence GTGTTTTCCAAAAAAGAAAAAATCCTTCTCGGCATTCTCGCTTCTGTTCAATTCAGCTCTATCGTGGATTTCATGATCATGATGCCTTTGGGACCCCAATTGATGCGTCTTTTTGGAATCACTCCCCATCAGTTCGGACTCCTTGTGTCATCGTACAGTTTCTGTGCGGGGCTAAGCGGCTTCACTGCTTCATTCTTCATGGACAAATTTGATCGCAAGAATCTTTTGCTGTTTTTCTTTGTCGGATTCTCGGTCGGCACGGTGGCGTGTGCGCTTTCTCCGACTTATGAACTTTTGCTTTTGGCCCGCGGACTGACAGGAGTCTTCGGCGGAGTCCTGAGTTCTCTGGTGCTTTCCATCGTCAGCGATGCCATTTCTTACGAGCGTCGTGGTTCCGCGATGGGTGTTATCATGACATCTTTTTCAGTAGCTTCGATTTTCGGCGTGCCATTTAGCTTATTTCTGGCAAATCAATTCTCGTGGCATGCGCCCTTCTTCTTCTTAGGGATCGCTTCTTTGTTTTTATGTGTGGTTGCCTACTTTGGTGTGCCCTCAGTGAAAAGTCACTTGGAACACCCTCGTCAAAAAGAGGCCGTTTATCAGGGCTTGGTGCGTATCTTTAAGAATCGTAATCAGGTTCGCGCCTTGATCTTTATGGCTGCCGTTATCTTTGGTCACTTTGCGATCGTTCCTTATCTTTCACCCTCGATGGTGTCCAATGCCGGACTGACCGAGGCCCAACTTCCCTTGATCTATATGATCGGTGGCTTGTTCACGATCTTCACATCGCCGGCGATTGGCCGCATGTCAGATAGTTTTGGTAAGCACAAAGTTTTCTTGTATGGTGCAGGCCTTTGCACTTTGCCGATATTTGCCATCACAAATCTGGGACCTAATCCTGCATGGATTGTTCTAGCGATCACGTCGGTATTCTTTGTGGTTTCTGGTGGCCGGATGATTCCTGCCACAGCACTGGTTTCTGGAACGGCTTCTCCGCAAAATCGCGGAAGCTTTATGAGTATCGTCAGTTGCGTGCAACAGCTGTCTTCGGCGGCGGCAAGCTACCTGGCGGGAATAATCATCGTAAAAAGCGATGTGGGTCGTTTGGAAAACTATGAAATCGTAGGTTACATGTCGATTGCCGTGACATTGCTTGCGATCTATTTATCAAGAAGAATTCAAGCCACTGAAGGCCCATCCAAGACTCCCCAAGAACCTGTCGTTGCAGAGGTTCACTAG
- a CDS encoding voltage-gated chloride channel family protein produces MFKAVLQWFGLSLVIGALAGTASAGFLASLDFVTKTRLEYPALLFLLPVAGILVAWLYHRHGKAVMAGTDLILDEIHSPKQVVPLRMTPLVLLGTLITHLFGGSAGREGTAVQMGASLSDQLTHVFKFEGQQRKILLMAGISAGFASVFGTPLAGAIFGLEVLRVGRLRYAALLPCFASAIIADRVTSLWGIHHTVYKISEFAPLELAPLGYAVFAGIAFGLCARLFSQSLHHMIRLFKNGVSNPMVRAFVGGIIVIVLAALMQSDRYLGLGLPVIVETFNRHVPAYDFILKTLFTAVTLGSGFKGGEVTPLFFVGATLGNALSWILPLPMSLLSGMGFVGVFAGAANTPLACTVMAMELFGTQGAVFCAIACIVSYLCSGHKGIYHSQRIGVKKHVETN; encoded by the coding sequence TTGTTTAAAGCAGTACTGCAGTGGTTTGGTTTGTCTTTAGTTATCGGCGCTCTGGCCGGAACTGCCTCTGCGGGATTCTTAGCTTCCCTTGATTTCGTCACTAAAACTCGTCTTGAATACCCTGCTCTACTTTTCTTGCTGCCCGTCGCGGGAATATTAGTCGCGTGGCTTTATCATCGTCATGGAAAAGCTGTGATGGCGGGAACGGATTTAATTCTAGATGAGATTCACAGCCCCAAACAAGTCGTTCCCTTGCGCATGACTCCTCTGGTTTTACTTGGGACTTTGATCACTCATCTTTTCGGTGGCTCCGCGGGACGCGAAGGCACTGCTGTGCAAATGGGTGCCTCACTATCGGACCAGCTCACGCATGTGTTTAAGTTCGAAGGACAACAGCGAAAAATCTTGTTGATGGCGGGCATCTCTGCCGGGTTTGCCTCTGTATTTGGAACTCCCTTGGCAGGAGCGATTTTTGGTTTGGAAGTTTTGCGTGTGGGTCGCCTCCGCTATGCGGCCCTGTTGCCCTGCTTTGCTTCGGCGATCATCGCGGACCGCGTGACTTCTTTATGGGGCATTCATCACACTGTTTATAAAATTTCAGAATTCGCACCTTTAGAATTAGCTCCTCTGGGTTATGCGGTTTTTGCGGGGATTGCTTTTGGTTTGTGCGCGCGACTTTTTTCACAAAGCCTGCACCATATGATTCGTCTTTTTAAAAATGGCGTGAGTAATCCGATGGTACGCGCCTTTGTCGGCGGAATCATTGTGATTGTTCTGGCCGCTTTGATGCAATCGGATCGCTATTTGGGATTGGGCTTACCCGTTATCGTTGAAACTTTTAATCGACATGTTCCAGCCTATGACTTTATTTTAAAGACCTTGTTCACCGCGGTCACCTTAGGCTCCGGATTTAAAGGTGGCGAGGTCACGCCGTTATTTTTTGTGGGTGCGACATTAGGCAATGCTTTGTCTTGGATTCTTCCCTTACCAATGTCACTCTTAAGTGGAATGGGATTTGTGGGAGTTTTCGCAGGCGCAGCCAACACACCTCTGGCGTGCACAGTAATGGCCATGGAGCTTTTTGGAACTCAAGGCGCCGTTTTCTGTGCGATTGCTTGCATCGTTAGTTATCTCTGCTCGGGTCACAAAGGCATTTATCATTCGCAAAGAATTGGGGTAAAAAAGCATGTTGAAACAAATTAA